The genomic segment GGAACCACCCCTTCTTCTTTGACCGGATAGTTCGGGTACCCGAACCTGTCTCCGGGTGTTTCTAAAAATGCTATCTCCGACCAGAAAGCTGCAGAATGTCCAAGAAATTTAAGTTTTGGAAATAATTGTAAACTCTGTTCTAACAGCGGTAAACCCGGATCATCATATAAACCATAAGTATTGCCTATTTGATGTGCAATATGAAATGTCAAAGGAAAACCAACTTGTTCAACATGTTTAAAAAGATTTTGAACTAACGGGTTATTGAACGGTAAATTAGCTAAAACTTCACCTATGCCCTTACAACCTTTGTCTTTATAAAACCTAAGTATGTCTCCTAAGGGGGCATCAGCTGAATTAGTCATCGCTCTCGGGTCAATATTGCAGAATGGAATAAACCTGCCGGGATATTGTTTGCTTATTTCAATGACTTCCTCATTGGACTGAGGCACAATTTCGCATTCGGGACTGACATTCGGAAGCATTACTGCACTTTCAATACCAATCTTATCATAACGCTCAATTAACTGTTCCGGAGTATTATAAGATTGTACTTTCCCACTAGGAAATCCCAGGATTTTACGAACATGAACATGAATATCAATAAACATGATTTTTTTCCTTTATAAATCAAATAATTTTATTGCATTGTTTTTGGTTATTTTATCAAATGCTATTTTTGATATTTTGCTTTCCTTCTTAATATTTTTGAAATAATCCAGTATCGGTATTTTTTGTCCCACGTTGGCTATATCCGTTCCAAATAATAATTTATTCTGAAATTCTTCAAGGAACTTGTATCCGTATTCTTTATCACGTGATATAGCATTATACCCGGAACCCGCAGAGAGATCTCCATATAAATTAGGATATTTTTTAAGTAAATACTGTAATCTACCGGGAGATTTTATAGCATTTTTTGGATAATCGCCACGGGTTTTTTCATCTATATCTGCACTTATTTCCGACCAAAAAGCCATCGCATGTCCTAAAAATATCGTTTCAGGAAACTCCTTTAGTGCTTTTTCAAGCCTTGGCAAGTTGATATCATCTACTAATCCATAAGTGCCGCCAAACTCATTATATAGATGAAATGTTATAGGAAGCTTGAATTTTCCGCAATAATGATATAAATTCATACACAACGGGTCGTCAAAATACAGGTTACTGGTAAGTTCTCCCAACCCTTTAAATCCTTCACTTTTATACTTGTTCAGTATCCAGGTAAAATCTGTTTTAGGTGAGTTATATCCCTGCCTCGGATCTAAATTACAGAAAGGTATTATCCTGTCAGGATGACGGTGGTATGCTTCCAATACATCTTCAGGACCAAAATAAAAATATGGTGTTTCAGGACTTGGTCCAACCGGCAAAACTGCAAATTTTTCCATCTCCAACTCGTCCATTTTTTTTAAAAGTTTCTCTTCTGTTAACGGCTCCGCATCCCAGGCGGTTATTATGTGCGTGTGTATATCGATCATGCTACAAACCCCCTTATTATAAAACTGTGCTATGTGCGATGTGTAATGAAATGAGAAATAATCAATATTTTTTTTAAGAAATCTGTTTCAAGGTTTTCTTAAAGAAACTTATACTCTTCTTTACTCCTTCTACTACATCAATTGTTTCATCTTCGAACTCTAGCGACAAGTAACCTTTGTAATTATTGTCTTTAAGTATCTGGAAACATTCCTTTATTTTTATAAATCCTTCGCCTGCAACACATGGTATAGTACGGTGGTCTTTATCGTATTTAATATCCTTTGCATGTACATGAACAACATACTCTAAAATATTTTTTGTGGCTGACACTGAATCTTCAATTTTAGTCATGTTATCAAACATAAAATTAGCTATATCCAAAGTACATTTTAAATATTTTGACTTAAACTCTTTGATTATATCTAATATTTCACTGCTTAAACCGGGTAAATCACCGTGATTCTCTAATGCAAGTATTACCTTGTTCTTCTCGGCGTATGGCAGGCACTTCTCTAAACCAATCCTCACTTTTTTTAGTGATTCTTCTCTGCTTAGTTCCTCGTGGGTTCCGCCAAATATTCTTACTTTATCTGTATTAAGTCGCAGGGCAGTATCTATTCCCCTTTTGACATAATCTATTTGCTTGTTCATTTCTTCCTCGGAAGAAGTAGTAAATTTATTTCCAATAGCAAACACTGCTAATGATATTTTATTTTCTTTTAGCCATGCCGGTATCTTTTTTATTTCCGCTTCCCTGTCTTTCCAATAATAATCGGTTATATCTACTCCATCAACACCAAGTCCGGCACAGAACTTTATAAAACCCTCTACATCCATTTTACCCTTGTTCCAATAATCTGCTACACTAACCATAGTTACCGATGTCTTCATTCTTTTCTCCTTTACGTATAAGTTATAGAGTTATAGGGTTTTAGGGTTTTTAACTCTATAACTCTACGAACTCTATAACGCTTTTTTCTTACTTTTTATGTTTTTTATGGCTCCAACCGCCAAGTCCTACAGGGTTACCTTTATCTCCGGGTAATAACTCTTTATAATTTTCTGCTGCTTTACGAAACGCCATTGCATATTCTTTTATTATCTGCGGTTTATAATGTTTAAACCACGGTATAGTTAGTACTTGTTCATTAATTTTTTCAGAAACAGGCAAAGAACCGATCGGCTGCCTTATATCAACCGGTGAATTAGCTATCCTGGTAGGCTTGCCGTCATTGTAGACATCTATTTCATTAAAAAGTGGATGAGTATGTAAAGGTCTGTTACAGCCAGCCCAAACATCATTTATTCCTTCTGCTCTTACTGCTTCAGTAAATCTACTGACAGACAATCCACCTAACTCATTACTATTATAAAAAGCTACTGGTGCATACCAACCGCCTTTTGTACTATTGGATTCTTTAGCCAAATGCAGTTTAATACCGGGAACACCTTTTAATAACTCATTAAAATATTTCATTGCTT from the Elusimicrobiota bacterium genome contains:
- a CDS encoding amidohydrolase family protein, which gives rise to MFIDIHVHVRKILGFPSGKVQSYNTPEQLIERYDKIGIESAVMLPNVSPECEIVPQSNEEVIEISKQYPGRFIPFCNIDPRAMTNSADAPLGDILRFYKDKGCKGIGEVLANLPFNNPLVQNLFKHVEQVGFPLTFHIAHQIGNTYGLYDDPGLPLLEQSLQLFPKLKFLGHSAAFWSEIAFLETPGDRFGYPNYPVKEEGVVPKLMRRYPNMLGDLSAGSGYNALSRDPDYAVKFLNEFQDRLYFGTDICTPLTHTKLVDFLLKLRSEKKISETVFQKVAKENAKKLLGLG
- a CDS encoding amidohydrolase family protein; translation: MIDIHTHIITAWDAEPLTEEKLLKKMDELEMEKFAVLPVGPSPETPYFYFGPEDVLEAYHRHPDRIIPFCNLDPRQGYNSPKTDFTWILNKYKSEGFKGLGELTSNLYFDDPLCMNLYHYCGKFKLPITFHLYNEFGGTYGLVDDINLPRLEKALKEFPETIFLGHAMAFWSEISADIDEKTRGDYPKNAIKSPGRLQYLLKKYPNLYGDLSAGSGYNAISRDKEYGYKFLEEFQNKLLFGTDIANVGQKIPILDYFKNIKKESKISKIAFDKITKNNAIKLFDL
- a CDS encoding sugar phosphate isomerase/epimerase produces the protein MKTSVTMVSVADYWNKGKMDVEGFIKFCAGLGVDGVDITDYYWKDREAEIKKIPAWLKENKISLAVFAIGNKFTTSSEEEMNKQIDYVKRGIDTALRLNTDKVRIFGGTHEELSREESLKKVRIGLEKCLPYAEKNKVILALENHGDLPGLSSEILDIIKEFKSKYLKCTLDIANFMFDNMTKIEDSVSATKNILEYVVHVHAKDIKYDKDHRTIPCVAGEGFIKIKECFQILKDNNYKGYLSLEFEDETIDVVEGVKKSISFFKKTLKQIS